A window of the Sphingobium sp. CAP-1 genome harbors these coding sequences:
- the ahcY gene encoding adenosylhomocysteinase, giving the protein MATAPATQAQDYVIADIGLAAFGRKEMDIAETEMPGLMALRAEFGPSQPLKGARITGSLHMTIQTAVLIETLTALGAQVRWATCNIYSTQDHAAAAIAASGVPVFAIKGETLQEYWDYVERIFDWHNDDSGVCNMILDDGGDATMFALWGARVEAGEELFTPSNEEEEIFCAVLKRVLKERPGFLTKTAQSIKGVSEETTTGVHRLYELSKKGKLPFPAINVNDSVTKSKFDNLYGCKESLVDAIRRGTDVMLAGKIACVAGFGDVGKGSAASLRNGGARVMVTEVDPICALQAAMEGYEVVTMEEAAPRADIFVTATGNEGVLTVDHMRAMKNMAIVSNIGHFDSEIEIAGLQNFKWTEIKPQVDEVEFPDGKKIIVLSKGRLVNLGNATGHPSFVMSASFTNQTLAQIELWTKSEQYQNDVYVLPKHLDEKVAELHLEKLGVKLTKLSQKQADYIGVPVEGPFKPDHYRY; this is encoded by the coding sequence GTGGCCACCGCACCCGCCACCCAGGCGCAGGATTATGTGATCGCCGACATCGGCCTTGCCGCTTTTGGCCGCAAGGAAATGGACATCGCCGAAACCGAAATGCCGGGCCTGATGGCGCTGCGCGCGGAGTTTGGCCCGTCGCAGCCGCTGAAGGGCGCGCGCATCACCGGATCGCTGCACATGACGATCCAGACCGCCGTGCTGATCGAGACGCTGACCGCGCTGGGCGCGCAGGTGCGCTGGGCGACCTGCAACATCTATTCGACGCAGGATCATGCCGCCGCCGCGATCGCCGCGTCGGGCGTGCCGGTCTTTGCGATCAAGGGTGAGACGCTCCAGGAATATTGGGACTATGTCGAACGCATCTTCGACTGGCACAATGACGACAGCGGCGTGTGCAACATGATCCTGGACGATGGCGGCGACGCCACCATGTTCGCCCTGTGGGGTGCGCGCGTCGAGGCGGGCGAGGAACTGTTCACGCCGTCGAACGAGGAAGAGGAAATCTTCTGCGCCGTGCTGAAGCGCGTGCTGAAGGAACGCCCCGGCTTCCTGACCAAGACCGCCCAGTCGATCAAGGGCGTGTCGGAAGAAACCACCACCGGCGTTCATCGCCTGTATGAACTGTCGAAGAAGGGCAAGCTGCCCTTCCCGGCGATCAACGTGAACGACAGCGTCACCAAGTCGAAGTTCGACAATCTTTATGGCTGCAAGGAATCGCTGGTCGACGCGATCCGTCGCGGCACCGACGTTATGCTGGCCGGCAAGATCGCCTGCGTCGCGGGCTTTGGCGATGTCGGCAAGGGCAGCGCCGCTTCGCTCCGCAATGGCGGCGCGCGCGTGATGGTGACCGAAGTCGATCCGATCTGCGCACTTCAGGCCGCGATGGAAGGCTATGAAGTCGTGACGATGGAAGAAGCCGCGCCGCGCGCCGACATCTTCGTCACCGCGACCGGCAATGAAGGCGTGCTGACCGTCGATCATATGCGCGCCATGAAGAATATGGCGATCGTGTCCAATATCGGCCATTTCGACAGCGAGATCGAGATTGCCGGCCTCCAGAATTTCAAGTGGACCGAAATCAAGCCGCAGGTCGATGAAGTTGAATTCCCCGATGGCAAGAAGATCATCGTCCTGTCGAAGGGCCGTCTGGTCAATCTGGGCAACGCCACCGGCCACCCCAGCTTCGTGATGTCGGCCAGCTTCACCAACCAGACGCTGGCCCAGATCGAACTGTGGACCAAGAGCGAGCAGTATCAGAACGACGTATATGTCCTGCCCAAGCATCTGGACGAGAAGGTGGCGGAGCTGCACCTGGAAAAGCTGGGTGTGAAGCTGACCAAGCTGTCGCAGAAGCAGGCCGACTATATCGGCGTGCCGGTGGAAGGGCCGTTCAAGCCCGATCACTACCGCTACTGA
- a CDS encoding AMP nucleosidase, whose protein sequence is MTQSIGSATVAQLDHIYQTSIETLRDAMRAYARNGSIPPAEARTDRRYCYPELRVIYHDGSDAPPPGRSFARLSKPGRYVTTITRPAMFADYLAEQIDLLVRDYGVEVEVGLSNQQIPFPYVLDGLDISALDGTPPTELARYFPATELAEIGDEIADGLFITDADGDRPLALFDGLRTDFSLARLKHYTGTPAEHVQRYILFTNYHRYVDEFVAWACAELQREGTRFTALSGAGGVYVTNETADPHGMIADSAWRKHQMPAYHLIAPDRSGITLVNIGVGPANAKTICDHLAVVRPEAWLMIGHCGGLRPSQRIGDYVLAHAYLRDDKVLDDMLPPEIPVPAIAEVQVAMASAAEAILGSGDREDFKRRLRTGTVVTTDDRNWELRYSSSALRFSLSRAVGIDMESATIAAQGYRFRVPYGTLLCVSDKPIHGELKLPGQANRFYEEAIAGHLRVGLMTCELLRQEGAKLHSRKLRAFNEPPFR, encoded by the coding sequence ATGACACAAAGCATCGGCAGCGCAACGGTCGCGCAACTCGACCATATCTACCAGACATCCATCGAAACTTTGCGGGACGCGATGCGGGCCTATGCCCGTAACGGCAGCATCCCGCCGGCGGAGGCCCGCACCGATCGCCGCTATTGCTATCCCGAACTGCGCGTCATCTACCATGACGGCAGCGACGCGCCGCCGCCCGGTCGCTCCTTCGCCCGTCTGTCGAAACCGGGCCGCTACGTCACCACCATCACCCGCCCCGCCATGTTCGCCGACTATCTGGCCGAACAGATCGACCTGCTGGTCCGCGATTACGGGGTAGAGGTGGAGGTCGGCCTCAGCAATCAGCAGATCCCCTTCCCCTATGTCCTCGACGGCCTGGACATCAGCGCGCTGGACGGCACCCCGCCAACCGAACTGGCGCGCTATTTCCCGGCGACCGAACTGGCCGAGATCGGGGACGAGATCGCCGACGGCCTGTTCATCACCGATGCCGATGGCGATCGGCCGCTGGCCCTGTTCGATGGCCTGCGCACCGATTTTTCGCTGGCGCGGCTGAAACATTATACCGGCACGCCCGCCGAACATGTGCAGCGCTACATATTGTTCACCAACTATCATCGCTATGTCGACGAATTCGTCGCCTGGGCCTGCGCCGAACTGCAACGTGAAGGGACGCGCTTCACCGCATTGTCAGGCGCGGGCGGCGTCTATGTGACCAACGAAACCGCCGACCCGCACGGCATGATCGCCGACAGCGCCTGGCGCAAGCATCAGATGCCGGCCTATCATCTGATCGCCCCCGACCGCAGCGGGATCACGCTGGTCAATATCGGCGTCGGCCCGGCCAATGCCAAGACGATCTGCGATCACCTGGCCGTCGTGCGGCCCGAAGCCTGGCTGATGATCGGCCATTGCGGCGGCCTGCGCCCCAGCCAGCGGATCGGCGACTATGTCCTCGCCCACGCCTATCTGCGCGATGACAAGGTGCTGGACGACATGCTGCCGCCGGAAATTCCGGTGCCGGCGATCGCGGAGGTTCAGGTCGCCATGGCCAGCGCCGCCGAAGCGATATTGGGCAGCGGCGACCGGGAGGATTTCAAGCGTCGCCTGCGCACCGGCACCGTCGTCACCACCGACGACCGCAACTGGGAATTGCGCTATTCCAGTTCGGCCTTGCGCTTCAGCCTGTCGCGCGCGGTCGGCATCGACATGGAATCGGCGACGATCGCGGCGCAAGGCTATCGCTTCCGTGTCCCCTACGGCACTTTGCTCTGCGTGTCGGACAAGCCGATCCATGGTGAATTGAAGCTGCCGGGGCAGGCCAACCGCTTCTATGAGGAAGCGATCGCCGGCCATCTGCGCGTGGGCCTGATGACCTGCGAACTGCTGCGACAGGAAGGGGCGAAACTGCACAGCCGCAAGCTGCGCGCCTTCAACGAACCGCCGTTTCGCTGA
- a CDS encoding peroxiredoxin, whose translation MTISKGDRLPSTSFTKMTENGPEAVASDDYFAGKTVAIFSVPGAFTPTCSAKHLPGFIDKAAELKAKGVDEIACTAVNDAFVMGAWGKSAGADDKVTMLADGNGDFARAVGLTMDGSKFGLGQRGQRFSMIVRDGVVAELNVEAPGDFKVSSADFMLDQL comes from the coding sequence ATGACCATTTCCAAGGGCGATCGCCTTCCCAGCACCAGCTTCACCAAAATGACCGAAAACGGCCCCGAAGCCGTCGCTTCGGACGACTATTTCGCCGGCAAGACCGTTGCGATCTTCTCGGTTCCCGGCGCCTTCACGCCGACCTGTTCGGCCAAGCATCTGCCCGGCTTCATCGACAAGGCCGCCGAACTCAAGGCCAAGGGCGTCGATGAAATCGCCTGCACCGCCGTCAACGACGCCTTCGTCATGGGCGCGTGGGGCAAGTCGGCCGGCGCCGACGACAAGGTGACGATGCTCGCCGACGGCAATGGCGATTTCGCCAGGGCGGTGGGCCTGACCATGGACGGCAGCAAGTTCGGCCTTGGCCAGCGCGGCCAGCGCTTCTCGATGATCGTCAGGGACGGCGTCGTGGCGGAACTCAATGTCGAAGCGCCCGGCGACTTCAAGGTGTCGTCGGCCGACTTTATGCTCGATCAGCTTTGA
- a CDS encoding aspartate-semialdehyde dehydrogenase, producing MGYKVVVVGATGNVGREMLTILAEREFPIDEIAAVASPRSQGTDIEFGDTGKTLKCKNIEHFDFTGWDIALFAAGSGPTAEYAPKAAAAGCVVIDNSSLYRMDPDVPLIVPEVNPDAIDGYTKKNIIANPNCSTAQMVVALKPLHDAAKIKRVVVSTYQSVSGAGKAGMDELFEQSRNIFVGDPAEPKKFTKQIAFNVIPHIDVFLDDGSTKEEWKMVAETKKILDPKVKVTATCVRVPVFVGHSESINIEFEQEISAKEAQDILREAPGIMLVDKREDGGYITPIECVGDFATFISRVREDSTIENGINLWCVSDNLRKGAALNAVQIAELLGRRHLKKG from the coding sequence ATGGGTTACAAGGTCGTCGTCGTGGGAGCCACCGGTAATGTGGGCCGCGAGATGCTGACCATTCTCGCCGAACGCGAGTTCCCTATTGACGAGATCGCGGCGGTCGCATCGCCCCGGTCGCAGGGCACCGACATTGAGTTCGGTGACACCGGCAAGACGCTCAAATGCAAGAATATCGAGCATTTCGACTTCACCGGATGGGACATCGCCCTGTTCGCGGCGGGCAGCGGCCCGACGGCCGAATATGCGCCCAAGGCGGCGGCGGCCGGCTGCGTCGTGATCGACAACAGTTCGCTCTATCGCATGGACCCGGACGTGCCGCTGATCGTGCCCGAAGTGAACCCGGACGCGATCGACGGCTATACGAAGAAGAACATCATCGCCAACCCCAACTGCTCGACCGCGCAGATGGTCGTGGCGCTGAAGCCGCTGCACGACGCCGCCAAGATCAAGCGCGTGGTCGTGTCGACCTATCAGTCGGTGTCGGGCGCGGGCAAGGCAGGCATGGACGAACTGTTCGAGCAGAGCCGCAACATCTTCGTCGGCGATCCGGCCGAGCCGAAGAAGTTCACCAAGCAGATCGCCTTCAACGTGATCCCGCATATCGACGTTTTCCTGGACGATGGTTCGACCAAGGAAGAATGGAAGATGGTCGCGGAAACCAAGAAGATCCTCGATCCCAAGGTGAAGGTCACGGCGACCTGCGTGCGCGTGCCGGTGTTCGTCGGCCATTCGGAATCGATCAATATCGAGTTCGAGCAGGAGATTTCGGCGAAGGAAGCGCAGGACATATTGCGCGAGGCGCCCGGCATCATGCTGGTCGACAAGCGCGAGGACGGCGGATACATCACCCCGATCGAATGCGTCGGCGATTTCGCGACCTTCATCAGCCGCGTGCGTGAGGATTCGACCATCGAAAACGGCATCAACCTGTGGTGCGTCAGCGACAACCTCCGCAAGGGCGCGGCGCTGAACGCGGTGCAGATCGCCGAACTGCTGGGCCGCCGTCACCTCAAGAAGGGCTGA
- a CDS encoding YqgE/AlgH family protein: MNQTRFYGGHFLLALPGMEDMRFDHSVVALCVHDENGALGIAVGEEIEGVSFRDLLESFDIDGSNVPDVPVLRGGPVEPRRGFVLHSLDWGGQDMVDVGGRWGLSGSLDILKAIAEGRGPNRYLIALGYAGWGAGQLEQEMTGESWFLADGNADLLFDTPARRKWAAAFAASGVDSSHLVGGAGSA, from the coding sequence ATGAACCAGACGCGCTTTTATGGCGGGCATTTCCTGCTCGCCCTTCCCGGCATGGAGGACATGCGGTTCGACCATTCGGTGGTGGCGCTATGCGTCCATGACGAGAATGGCGCGCTGGGCATCGCGGTGGGCGAGGAGATAGAGGGCGTCAGCTTCCGCGACCTGCTGGAAAGTTTCGACATTGACGGGAGCAATGTGCCCGACGTGCCGGTGCTGCGCGGCGGGCCGGTGGAGCCAAGGCGCGGTTTCGTGCTGCATTCGCTCGATTGGGGCGGGCAGGATATGGTCGATGTCGGCGGGCGCTGGGGTCTGTCCGGTTCGCTCGACATATTGAAGGCGATTGCCGAGGGGCGGGGGCCGAACCGCTATCTGATCGCGCTGGGCTATGCCGGATGGGGCGCCGGGCAACTGGAGCAGGAGATGACCGGCGAAAGCTGGTTCCTGGCGGATGGTAACGCGGATCTGCTGTTCGATACCCCGGCGCGCCGCAAATGGGCGGCGGCCTTCGCCGCGTCGGGCGTCGATTCGTCGCATCTGGTGGGTGGCGCCGGGTCGGCCTGA
- a CDS encoding DUF418 domain-containing protein, whose translation MSETGEVRLDPVRGKARIEVLDILRGIAILGIFTMNLPFMAGPTELMLRDFRQIGWAPRDQMAWSIIQIFWEGTQRGLLEFLFGAALMVLAAKAMKPDGPVAVADLYIRRALWLLLFGLIDIFVLLWPGDILHVYALAALFLFPFRHLRPRVLIPLGLVFATFVAVSSSFQYVERVQLVASVGTAHAHQAQGKPLDKADKTALAEWHKKLDRYKIDKDTREKAEAESKARSGGYMGYAAYLWGSWLTLAGKGSVYMGIAEAFCAMLIGIALWKMGIIQGQRSTRFYALLALAAYGFGLGARAIGVVEITSFQPIPKTYWITNEYARIAVSLGHVALVNLLVRFRVPHAILKPFVAAGQVAFSLYFLEQIIGINFLFSPIALGLKGVFGWATLWGWATGIALTLLLAANIWTRYFVSGPMEWAWRSLAYWRRQPFRRLPEVEESR comes from the coding sequence ATGTCGGAGACGGGGGAAGTCAGGCTTGATCCGGTGCGAGGCAAGGCGCGCATCGAGGTTCTCGATATTTTACGCGGCATCGCGATTCTGGGTATCTTCACGATGAACCTGCCCTTCATGGCGGGGCCGACCGAATTGATGCTGCGCGACTTTCGCCAGATCGGCTGGGCGCCGCGCGACCAGATGGCGTGGAGCATCATCCAGATATTCTGGGAAGGCACGCAGCGCGGCTTGCTGGAATTTCTGTTCGGCGCGGCACTGATGGTGCTGGCGGCAAAGGCGATGAAGCCCGACGGGCCGGTCGCGGTGGCCGACCTCTATATCCGGCGCGCGCTGTGGCTGTTGCTGTTTGGTCTGATCGATATCTTTGTGCTGCTGTGGCCCGGCGATATTTTGCATGTCTATGCGCTGGCGGCGCTGTTCCTCTTTCCTTTCCGCCATTTGCGGCCGCGCGTACTGATCCCGCTGGGGCTGGTGTTCGCCACCTTCGTCGCCGTCAGCAGCAGTTTCCAATATGTCGAGCGGGTGCAACTGGTCGCCAGCGTCGGGACGGCGCACGCGCATCAGGCGCAGGGCAAGCCGCTCGACAAGGCGGACAAGACGGCGCTGGCGGAGTGGCACAAGAAGCTCGACCGCTACAAGATCGACAAGGATACGCGCGAGAAAGCGGAGGCCGAGAGCAAGGCGCGTAGCGGCGGCTATATGGGCTATGCTGCCTATCTGTGGGGTTCCTGGCTGACTTTGGCGGGCAAGGGATCGGTCTATATGGGCATTGCCGAAGCCTTTTGCGCGATGCTGATCGGCATCGCCCTGTGGAAGATGGGCATCATTCAGGGGCAGCGATCGACCCGCTTCTATGCGCTGCTGGCGCTGGCGGCCTATGGCTTCGGGCTGGGCGCGCGGGCGATCGGCGTGGTGGAGATCACCAGTTTTCAGCCGATCCCCAAAACCTACTGGATCACCAATGAATATGCGCGGATCGCCGTGTCGCTGGGCCATGTCGCGCTGGTCAACCTGCTGGTCCGCTTCCGTGTGCCGCACGCGATCCTGAAACCCTTTGTCGCGGCGGGACAGGTCGCCTTCTCGCTTTATTTCCTGGAGCAGATCATCGGCATCAACTTCCTCTTCTCGCCGATCGCGCTGGGGCTGAAAGGCGTGTTCGGCTGGGCGACGCTGTGGGGCTGGGCGACCGGGATCGCGCTGACGCTGTTGCTGGCGGCCAATATCTGGACCCGCTATTTCGTCAGCGGGCCGATGGAATGGGCGTGGCGGTCGCTGGCCTATTGGCGGCGGCAGCCCTTCCGCCGCCTGCCGGAGGTGGAGGAAAGCCGCTAA
- a CDS encoding sensor histidine kinase, whose product MTTLSPYAAIIFGVVLAVWLGAALWALMSGQRMRREGTQAQGKLDRLAVLLASAPAAPIIIHPDGRLEAADRLAKWLGKTRVPMFVSELTDADGGLEPDDAAALDREIASAQRAGKSFALPVRGAGSSRLLLVRGAPAVPGLAESGGVVLWIFDATDSQAEIQGLKSHVEQLREALEALAGLVEAAPFPMWHRTPDLRLSLVNSAYVRAVDGGTAGDVIAGGIELVEMAGGVSPQAAAAEAVAQDAPVERMVPATIDGERRTMRVVDVPLGPAGVAGYAVDQHELEQARVEHRRLEAAQRDLLDRLSAGVARFGPDRTLRFWNQPFISLFGLRQDALNDAPLFERVLDQMRDARRLPEHRDFPAWRTERRNWFLSPAAQEENWLLQDGTHLRVYAQPLPDGGLLLIFEDRTEQVQLSSARDTLLRVRTATFDNLFESIGVFSADGRLQMWNSRFRAVWGANEDLLASHPRIDDLMRAVQGQLAKPQQSNLVRELVRAATVERKQRVGHVGFADGRIFEFAAIPLPDGNALFTMLDVTDSRRVEQMLRDRNEALEQADKVKTAFVTNMSYELRTPLTTISGFAEMMSAGYAGELSESAQGYVDGILQSTARLSMLIDNVLDLTQGEVGTLPIERAPVDLAAVARASAERLKPEASAKGIDLATSLQGSLGSVQGDARRIGQAVDHLLENAIRYCGKGTRILLHGDGTADKARIVVSDNGPGIASGQQKAIFDPAARADQARSGGRAGIGLPLARQLAEAHGGSLNLVSRPGQGTMATIELPRG is encoded by the coding sequence ATGACGACCCTGTCCCCCTATGCCGCGATCATTTTCGGCGTGGTGCTGGCCGTCTGGCTGGGCGCGGCCTTGTGGGCGCTGATGAGCGGGCAGCGGATGCGCCGCGAAGGCACCCAGGCGCAGGGCAAGCTCGATCGGCTGGCGGTGCTGCTGGCATCCGCCCCGGCGGCGCCGATCATCATCCATCCCGACGGCCGGCTGGAAGCGGCCGATCGCCTGGCCAAATGGCTGGGCAAGACGCGGGTGCCGATGTTCGTATCCGAACTGACCGACGCCGATGGCGGGCTGGAGCCGGACGATGCCGCCGCGCTCGACCGCGAGATCGCCTCGGCGCAACGCGCGGGCAAGAGCTTTGCCCTGCCGGTGCGCGGGGCGGGATCATCCCGCCTGCTGCTGGTGCGCGGTGCGCCTGCGGTTCCGGGTCTCGCCGAAAGTGGTGGCGTGGTGTTGTGGATTTTCGACGCGACCGACAGCCAGGCGGAAATTCAGGGGCTGAAAAGCCATGTCGAACAATTGCGTGAAGCGCTGGAGGCGCTGGCCGGGCTGGTCGAGGCCGCGCCCTTCCCGATGTGGCATCGCACGCCCGATCTGCGCCTCAGCCTCGTCAACAGCGCCTATGTGCGCGCGGTCGATGGCGGCACTGCGGGCGATGTGATTGCGGGCGGCATCGAACTGGTCGAGATGGCGGGCGGGGTCAGCCCGCAGGCCGCCGCCGCCGAAGCCGTGGCGCAGGACGCCCCGGTCGAGCGGATGGTGCCGGCGACGATCGACGGCGAACGGCGCACCATGCGCGTGGTCGACGTGCCGCTGGGGCCGGCGGGCGTGGCGGGCTATGCGGTCGACCAGCATGAACTGGAACAGGCGCGGGTCGAACATCGGCGACTGGAAGCGGCGCAGCGCGATCTGCTCGACCGGCTGTCGGCCGGCGTGGCGCGCTTTGGTCCCGACCGGACGCTGCGCTTCTGGAACCAGCCGTTCATCAGCCTGTTCGGACTGCGGCAGGATGCGCTGAACGACGCGCCGCTGTTCGAACGGGTGCTGGACCAGATGCGGGATGCGCGCCGCCTGCCCGAACATCGCGATTTCCCCGCCTGGCGCACCGAGCGGCGCAACTGGTTCCTCTCGCCCGCCGCGCAGGAAGAAAACTGGCTGTTGCAGGACGGCACGCATCTGCGCGTCTATGCCCAGCCTTTGCCGGACGGTGGCCTGCTGCTGATCTTCGAGGACCGGACCGAGCAGGTGCAGCTTTCCAGCGCGCGCGACACGCTGCTGCGGGTGCGGACGGCGACCTTCGACAATCTGTTCGAATCGATCGGCGTCTTTTCGGCCGATGGACGATTGCAGATGTGGAACAGCCGGTTCCGCGCGGTCTGGGGTGCGAATGAGGATCTGCTGGCGTCGCATCCGCGCATCGACGACCTGATGCGCGCGGTGCAGGGCCAGCTCGCCAAGCCGCAGCAGAGCAATCTGGTGCGCGAACTGGTGCGCGCCGCCACGGTCGAGCGCAAGCAGCGGGTGGGCCATGTCGGTTTCGCCGACGGGCGGATTTTCGAGTTCGCCGCCATCCCGCTGCCCGACGGCAATGCGCTGTTCACCATGCTGGACGTGACCGACAGCCGCCGGGTCGAACAGATGCTGCGCGACCGCAACGAGGCGCTGGAGCAGGCGGACAAGGTCAAGACCGCCTTCGTCACCAATATGAGCTATGAATTGCGCACCCCGCTGACCACCATATCCGGCTTCGCCGAGATGATGAGCGCCGGCTATGCCGGGGAACTGAGCGAATCGGCGCAAGGCTATGTCGACGGCATTCTGCAAAGCACGGCCCGGCTGTCGATGCTGATCGACAATGTGCTGGACCTGACGCAGGGCGAGGTCGGCACGCTGCCGATCGAGCGCGCGCCGGTCGATCTGGCGGCGGTGGCGCGGGCGAGCGCGGAGCGGCTGAAGCCGGAGGCAAGCGCCAAGGGCATCGATCTGGCGACATCCTTGCAGGGCAGTCTGGGCAGCGTGCAGGGCGACGCCCGGCGGATCGGGCAAGCGGTCGACCATCTGCTGGAAAATGCGATCCGCTATTGCGGCAAGGGCACGCGCATCCTGCTGCATGGCGATGGCACGGCGGACAAGGCGCGGATCGTGGTGTCCGATAACGGCCCCGGCATCGCTTCGGGGCAGCAGAAAGCGATCTTCGATCCCGCCGCCCGCGCCGATCAGGCGCGCAGCGGCGGGCGGGCAGGCATCGGCCTGCCGCTGGCCCGGCAACTGGCCGAAGCGCATGGCGGCAGCCTGAACCTGGTGTCGCGGCCGGGACAGGGGACGATGGCGACGATCGAATTGCCGCGTGGCTGA
- a CDS encoding GGDEF domain-containing protein, whose product MSVSAVVLSLLFGISIVMAVAMMVAWLQFGRQKHVLTWTASYGVAVFQWAANAGGFFLKNGLLFGLAGVGLLTSASLLAIGIRQRSGRPVPIRLFAIPAGVAAIATAIAISPIGSQSMQGMIIPAFVGVLVAISAASLWPGGRSFTPPELAFFCILVAFAIGQMALAGAAMLITGPDSGKELYRAILALVMPTIYAGTGVAAVLLVAGDLAQQLRRQIRHDPLTDVFNRRGLDEAATRAIAQARRHGRPLALVVCDLDGFKALNDGHGHIAGDQALKGFAQLLITAVRRGDVVGRMGGDEFGLLLLDTDAIAAAEVMERVRVEVSHLILPRFPDAGLRASFGVAEMVVADAQLEDMVERADAALYAAKKDGKDRIMIWREAA is encoded by the coding sequence ATGAGTGTGTCAGCCGTGGTCCTTTCGCTATTATTCGGTATCAGCATCGTCATGGCGGTCGCCATGATGGTGGCCTGGCTGCAATTCGGGCGGCAGAAGCATGTCCTGACCTGGACCGCATCCTATGGCGTGGCGGTGTTCCAGTGGGCGGCCAATGCCGGGGGATTTTTCCTGAAGAACGGGCTGCTGTTCGGGCTGGCCGGCGTTGGCCTGCTGACCAGCGCGTCGCTGCTGGCGATTGGCATAAGGCAACGGTCGGGACGGCCGGTGCCGATCAGGCTGTTCGCCATTCCCGCCGGCGTCGCCGCCATCGCGACCGCCATCGCCATTTCCCCGATCGGCAGCCAGTCGATGCAGGGGATGATCATCCCGGCCTTTGTCGGCGTGCTGGTGGCGATCAGCGCGGCGTCGCTGTGGCCCGGAGGTCGCTCCTTCACGCCGCCGGAACTGGCCTTTTTCTGCATCCTCGTCGCTTTCGCCATCGGCCAGATGGCGCTGGCGGGCGCGGCCATGCTGATTACCGGGCCGGACAGCGGGAAGGAACTGTATCGCGCGATCCTGGCGCTGGTCATGCCGACCATCTATGCCGGCACCGGCGTCGCCGCCGTGCTGCTGGTGGCGGGCGATCTGGCGCAGCAGTTGCGGCGACAGATCCGTCACGATCCGCTGACCGATGTGTTCAACCGCCGCGGACTGGATGAGGCGGCGACCAGGGCGATCGCGCAGGCGCGCCGTCATGGCCGTCCGCTGGCGCTGGTGGTGTGCGATCTGGACGGGTTCAAGGCGCTGAACGACGGCCATGGCCATATCGCCGGCGATCAGGCGCTGAAGGGTTTCGCGCAATTGCTGATTACCGCCGTGCGCCGGGGCGATGTGGTCGGGCGCATGGGCGGCGACGAATTCGGCCTGCTGCTGCTGGATACAGATGCAATCGCCGCCGCCGAAGTGATGGAGCGGGTGCGGGTCGAGGTCAGCCACCTCATTCTGCCGCGTTTTCCCGATGCCGGCCTGCGCGCGAGTTTCGGCGTGGCGGAGATGGTCGTCGCCGACGCGCAACTGGAGGATATGGTCGAACGGGCGGATGCGGCCCTGTACGCCGCCAAGAAGGACGGCAAGGACCGCATCATGATCTGGCGCGAAGCGGCGTAG
- a CDS encoding alpha/beta fold hydrolase yields MTDLPIERHDIKGRDGLPIAVHVVGQGRDLVLIHGYFSNAFTNWIRYGHAAKLVEAGFRLILPDLRGHGESAKPHDPAAYPPDALTDDNLALIEQMGLTDYDLGGYSLGARTTVRMLARGATPRRVVLAGMGLRGLVKTLDKGGYYKNVLTNLGTFERGTSEWMTEAFLKTTKGDPVAMLHILNTFVDTDEATIAGFRQPTEIICGADDQDNGVAQELAETLPNGRYVEIPGNHMNAVTRKELGQAMVDFLTA; encoded by the coding sequence ATGACCGACCTCCCCATCGAACGCCACGACATCAAGGGGCGGGACGGGTTGCCGATCGCGGTGCATGTGGTCGGGCAGGGGCGCGATCTGGTGCTGATCCATGGCTATTTTTCCAACGCCTTCACCAACTGGATTCGCTATGGCCATGCCGCGAAACTGGTGGAGGCGGGGTTCCGGCTGATCCTGCCGGACCTGCGCGGCCATGGCGAAAGCGCCAAGCCGCATGACCCGGCGGCCTATCCGCCCGATGCGCTGACCGATGATAATCTGGCCCTGATCGAGCAGATGGGGCTGACCGACTATGATCTGGGCGGCTATTCGCTGGGCGCGCGGACGACGGTGCGGATGCTGGCGCGCGGGGCGACCCCGCGCCGCGTAGTCCTGGCGGGGATGGGGCTGCGCGGTCTGGTCAAGACGCTGGACAAGGGCGGCTATTACAAAAATGTGCTGACCAATCTCGGCACGTTCGAACGCGGCACGTCCGAATGGATGACCGAAGCCTTCCTCAAGACCACCAAGGGCGATCCGGTGGCGATGCTCCATATCCTCAACACCTTCGTCGATACCGACGAGGCGACGATCGCCGGCTTCCGGCAGCCGACCGAAATAATTTGCGGCGCGGACGATCAGGATAATGGCGTTGCGCAGGAACTGGCCGAAACTTTGCCGAACGGCCGCTATGTCGAGATACCGGGCAATCATATGAATGCCGTGACCCGCAAGGAATTGGGGCAGGCGATGGTGGATTTCCTGACCGCTTGA